The DNA segment ACGGGCGTGCCCACGGGCCTGCGCCGCGAAACGCTGGAGGATCTGGTGGCGCTCATGGACGCCCTGCCACCCCTGGGGACGGAGGCGCTGGGCCTGGGCCGCAGCATCAGCGACATTCCCGGCGCATGGCTGGCGTTGCCGGGTGGACGGGCGGACGGGTTGCCCCTGCACCAGACGCTGACGGACGGCGTTCACCTGCTGCTGGGCGGCCCGCACGCCGATACGCTGGGTCTGGCGGTGGCCCACGATCTGGCGGCGGCGGTGGCTGGGGTGGGGGAGAGGCCGTGGGAGGATGGCGCCTCGGTCTGACACGCCCTTCATCCTGGCCAGACTGTGCCTGTGGGTCTAACTCCCCGTTAACATACGGGGCTAGACTACGTGCTAAGACGCCGCTCCGCACCCACGCGCCCCACAAGGAGACTTTCCATGCCCAACATCGGCCCCGCAGAACTGATCGTGATTTTACTGGTTGCCCTGGTGGTCTTTGGCCCCCGCAAACTCCCTGAACTGGGCAAGAGCCTGGGCGCGGGCCTGCGCGAGTTCCGCAAGAGTACCCAGAGCCTCAAGGACGAGCTGGATGTCGGCCTGAACGACAAGGGCGCGCAGGCGGCCCCGATTCAGACCATTCACGCCTCGGTTCCGGCCCAGTCTGTGAGCGCCGCCCCAGTCAGTGCCGCCGCCGTGACGCCGCAGGCCCAGGCTGCCGCGCCCGCCGCCGAGGTCATGGCCGAACCCGTGACCGCTGCACCTGTGACGGCAGCGGTCAATCTGGACAAAGAGAAGGAAGTTGTGCAGGGCTGAACTGCCTTCGCCAGAATTCGCCGTCCTCAGGGGCGGCTTTTTTTGCTGGGCCTCCGGTCATTTCTGCTACGCTGACCGCCGTGCTATTTCCCCTGTTTCTCATCGGTCAGCCCTGATGCTGGCCCGCGCCCGCAGCGTGGCCCTGATCGGTGTGGACGCCGTTGCCGTGGAAGTCGAGGTGGATGTCTCGCCGGGTCTGCCCGCATTCACGGTGGTGGGGCTGCCCGATCAGGCGGTCAGTGAGGCGCGTGAGCGGGTGCGGGCGGCGATTCGCAACGCGGGACTGCCTTTCCCAGCAGCCCGAATCACAGTCAATCTGGCCCCGGCGGACCTGCGAAAAGAGGGACCGCTGTATGACCTGCCCATTGCGCTGGGCGTGCTGGCGGCCCAGGACCTGTTGCCCGCGCGGGCGCTGGACGGCCTGCTCTGTGCGGGAGAACTGGCGCTGGACGGCAGCCTGCGGCCCATCGCCGGGGCAGTCAATCTGGCGCTGCTGGCCTCATCGCTGAAGCTGCCCGCCCTGCTGCCAGAAGGCAACGCGCGCGAGGCGGCGCTCATTGACGGCCTGACCGTCTACGGCGCGCGGACCCTGCTGGAGGCGGTGGCCCACCTGAGCGGACGCGCCAAACTCCCGGTCACGTCTGCCCCGGAGGCGGAAGACGACTCCGGCCTGCACCTCGATCTGGCGGACCTGAAGGGGCAGGCGGCGGCGCGGCGGGCGCTGGAAGTGTCGCTGGCTGGCGGCCATAACCTGCTGCTCGTCGGCTCTCCGGGCAGTGGCAAGACCATGCTGGCCCGCCGCGCGCCGGGGCTGCTGCCCCCGCTGACCCGTGCCGAGGCGCTGGAGGTCACGCGCATCCATTCCGCGGCGGGCGTCCTGAACCTGCGCGGTGGCCTGAGCCTGGGTGCGCCGTACCGCGCGCCTCACCACACCGTTTCGGATGCGGGATTGATCGGCGGCGGCAGCATTCCCCGGCCCGGCGAGGTCAGTCTGGCCCACAGGGGAATTTTATTTCTCGACGAGTTCCCCGAATTTAGCCGCAAGGCCCTGGAAACCCTGCGCCAGCCGCTGGAAGACGGCACGGTCACGATCAGCCGGGCGCGGGCCACGGTGGAGTATCCGGCGCGCTTTCAACTGATCGCGGCCATGAATCCATGCCCTTGTGGACATCTTGGCGATCCAGAGAAAGGCTGCACCTGCACGGCCTCCGAGCGAACGCGCTACGCCGCCAGAATCAGCGGGCCGCTGCTGGACCGCCTAGATATCGTCTGCCGCGTCCCTCGCTTGACGGTAGATGAACTGACGCGTGCGCCGGAGCCAGAAGCATCGGCCCCAGTTCGGGCACGAATCATGGCGGCGCGCAGGAGGATGATGGAACGCCAGGGAAGCCGCAACGCCGATCTAGCCGGACAGGCGCTGCGAAAATTTGCCCGGCTGGCCCCCGGCCCGGAAAACTTCATCCGTGCGGCGGCGCGGCAACTGGGCCTGACCGGGCGCGGCTTTGACCGCGTGCTGCGCGTGGCCCGCACGGTGGCGGACCTGGGCGGCGAGGCGGACGTGCGCGAGACCCATCTGGCCGAGGCCGTCACCTACAGGCCACGCGAGCTGACCTGATGGGCCTCCAGCTCAACCCGGAGCGTTTCGGCACAGAGCGCTTGAATCCAAGGCGCTCAGCTCTCGCTGGTGCCCCGGTCCCGGTCCGGCATGGGCGTGTTCACGTCATCCTCGTCGGCCAGTCCGAAGCCGCCGCGCCCAGCGTCGCCCGCGCGGGTCTCGTCGGTGGGGTCCACCGGACCGCTGCCCTCCTCAATCAGAGCCTCGGGATTGATCACGGCGGGAAAGCCAGCCGAGCCGCCTGTTCCGCCGCTCACGACGACAGGAATAAAGTCAGCCTCGTCTGCCAGATCACGTCTGGCCTCGCCCGGCACCGGGGAGTTGACACGGTTACCTTCCTCACTCTCGACTTCCTCGACGCTCTTGCCCAGCGGTTTGTCGCCGTATCGGTTATCCGTCATGCCCGCAGTCTGGGTGAGTGCAGGAACATCCGGGTGAAGCGGGCCTGCACCTTTCCTTATGTTGGTTTTCCTGACGCCCGGCGCTCCTGCTCAGCTCTCGCTGTTTTCGCTGCTTTGCCCGGCATCGGGGCCAGCCTGCGCGCGGTCCCGGCGTTCCTGCGCCATCACGCTGTCGGTCAGCAGGGTGTCCGGGCTGACCACACCGGGATTGGTGCTGGTATTGCTTTTAGAGACGGCGGGAATCACGGCCACCGTTTCCTCTTCATGGCGGACCTGCTCGCCCGGCACCGGGGAATTGACGTGGTTGCTCTCCCCGCTCTCGATGTCCTCCACGCTTTTGCCCAGGGGTTTGCTGCCGTAGCGGTCCGGGGAATCGGTCATGCGGCCAGTCTGTGGGCCGGACCAGCGCAGCGGGTGAGGTGGGAGGTGACCTGTTCTTCATCTGCTCCGCTTCCGCAGACGCCTCTGATTTCGCAGATGCCCTGCCCCCTGCTGGCTGGGGTGTCGAGAGCGCACGACCCACGGCAGGCACGCCAAGTCGGTATGCTGAGCGCCAAGTACATAGCCGAGAACCTGCAAGACAGGGCGGTTCAGCCCGGACCCACCGCCCCACCCCCGAGGAGAGAACATGACCCAGAGTGCCCAGAGTGAACGTGCCCAGACGGCCCTGAAAACCAGTGGAATCACCGACGTGCCCCTGATGTCGCTGGAACGTGAGGACGCGCTGTTCGTCCTGACGGGCGATCTGCTGATCTACCAGGACGGCGGCGGCACGCGGCGCGTGACCCTGCGTGACCTGACCCGTATCCACAGCGATCAGGCTGGGCTGCTGCGGGTGGAAACCCCCGCCGGAACGGCCCTGACCGCCAGCCTGCTGGGCTTCGACGTGGCCCAGGTCCAGACCTTCTTCAAGGGCGTGCGCAGCGCCACCGCCCGCGCCAAGGACCTGCCGGATTCGCCCACGCCCACCCCTGGCGGGGCCAAGACTTTCGGGTCCGCGCCCGCAGTAGCAGATGGGGCAGTTGCAGGTGGGGCAGTGGCAGATGGTGAGGCCAAGGCCCAGAACACCCAGGCGCACACCGATTCCGCAGCCACCGTTTCAGACGCCACGGTTCCAGAAATGGCCGGGATGCCCGCAGCTTCCGGCAGCCCGGATGCAGGCCCCCAGACCGGGGAGTCCGCGAAGGCCAGCGCCCCGGCCAGTTCTTCCCCCGACATGCAGGGTGCAGCGCCCGAGCAGGACAAGGCTCCAGAAGACAGCAAGA comes from the Deinococcus sp. AJ005 genome and includes:
- a CDS encoding twin-arginine translocase TatA/TatE family subunit; protein product: MPNIGPAELIVILLVALVVFGPRKLPELGKSLGAGLREFRKSTQSLKDELDVGLNDKGAQAAPIQTIHASVPAQSVSAAPVSAAAVTPQAQAAAPAAEVMAEPVTAAPVTAAVNLDKEKEVVQG
- a CDS encoding YifB family Mg chelatase-like AAA ATPase; the protein is MLARARSVALIGVDAVAVEVEVDVSPGLPAFTVVGLPDQAVSEARERVRAAIRNAGLPFPAARITVNLAPADLRKEGPLYDLPIALGVLAAQDLLPARALDGLLCAGELALDGSLRPIAGAVNLALLASSLKLPALLPEGNAREAALIDGLTVYGARTLLEAVAHLSGRAKLPVTSAPEAEDDSGLHLDLADLKGQAAARRALEVSLAGGHNLLLVGSPGSGKTMLARRAPGLLPPLTRAEALEVTRIHSAAGVLNLRGGLSLGAPYRAPHHTVSDAGLIGGGSIPRPGEVSLAHRGILFLDEFPEFSRKALETLRQPLEDGTVTISRARATVEYPARFQLIAAMNPCPCGHLGDPEKGCTCTASERTRYAARISGPLLDRLDIVCRVPRLTVDELTRAPEPEASAPVRARIMAARRRMMERQGSRNADLAGQALRKFARLAPGPENFIRAAARQLGLTGRGFDRVLRVARTVADLGGEADVRETHLAEAVTYRPRELT